A DNA window from Vigna angularis cultivar LongXiaoDou No.4 chromosome 1, ASM1680809v1, whole genome shotgun sequence contains the following coding sequences:
- the LOC108321019 gene encoding protein LIGHT-DEPENDENT SHORT HYPOCOTYLS 5, producing MSAAVAAAAAAAAMSGYHNSTRRQHTDHDLPIPPQRVCVPPPLSRYESQKRRDWNTFGQYLKNHRPPLTLSRCSGAHVLEFLRYLDQFGKTKVHAEACAYYGNSHPPGPCSCPLKQAWGSLDALIGRLRAAFEEHGGAPEMNPFGTRAVRLYLREVRDAQAKARGIAYEKKKRKKAETHDDVMSMMGSSDGAYCGYGGAFLPQQVLSDSNGTTSSSIPDGLSYFSSHCGFN from the coding sequence ATGTCCGCCGCCGTGGCCGccgccgccgctgccgccgccATGTCGGGGTACCACAACTCCACTCGGAGACAACACACTGATCACGACTTGCCCATACCGCCGCAGCGAGTGTGCGTGCCGCCTCCTCTGAGCAGGTACGAGTCCCAGAAGCGGCGCGACTGGAACACCTTCGGCCAGTACCTCAAGAACCACCGTCCACCCTTGACCCTCTCCCGCTGCAGCGGGGCCCACGTGCTGGAGTTCCTCCGCTACCTGGACCAGTTCGGAAAAACCAAGGTGCACGCCGAAGCCTGCGCCTACTACGGAAACTCCCACCCGCCTGGTCCCTGCTCGTGTCCCTTGAAGCAGGCCTGGGGCAGCCTGGACGCGCTGATCGGGAGGCTACGCGCTGCATTCGAGGAGCACGGCGGCGCTCCGGAGATGAACCCGTTCGGGACACGCGCGGTGAGGCTGTACCTGAGGGAAGTTCGCGACGCGCAGGCGAAGGCGAGAGGCATAGCgtatgagaagaagaagagaaagaaggcTGAAACGCACGATGATGTGATGAGCATGATGGGTTCAAGTGATGGCGCTTACTGTGGTTATGGTGGTGCCTTTCTTCCTCAGCAGGTTTTGTCTGATTCAAATGGGACAACTTCTTCTTCTATCCCTGATGGCCTTTCCTATTTCTCTTCCCACTGTGGCTTCAATTGA